From the Sulfuriferula nivalis genome, the window ATTCCTCAATCACCACGACAACTTCTACTATCAGAACGATAACGACAAGGGTATGACGGTTGCCAATACCGCCATCTACGGTAAAGATTATGGTTTGGGTACCGACCCAACTAAAGCCAATTACTATGGCTACAACCTGACCCATAAAAACACCAACTTCCATTACGCGCGCTTGCAAAGTGAGTTAGGTGGCGGCTGGGCAATTGATAGCAATGCCTATTACTATGACTATCACAACAATACAGGTTCCAGCTCTGCCAATACAGGTAGCTCGCCTACCGCTGGTGAGAGCAGTGTGTATTTAACCACTGCACACGTCGCCACTCTGGGCATGCCTGGTTACATCAAAACTAACGAATACAATATTTTTGGTAACATTTTCAAAGCCACTAAAAAATTCGATGACAATTTGATGCGTGTCGGTGTTTGGGTAGAACAGGCTTACACCCACCGCAGTCGTACTGACTTCGATCTGCTGACTGGTGCTGCCAACTATGATCAGACCGCGGTTCCAGGTGTCTACACTACTTACAACAACGTTCAATATGAGCAAAATTCAAGCTGGTTCCAATATCAGCCATTTGCGGAATTTGAATGGGCTGCCACCAAAAGCCTGACTATCACACCAGGTATCAAGTACATGAACACGCTGCTCAATGTGCAGGCACTGGTTAACCAGTCCAGCCGCGTACCGCAGACACTGACAGAGGATTTCACTAAGACCCTGCCTTTCCTGACAGCCAACTACAAAATCAATCCACAATGGTCTGCCTATGCACAATATGCTCAAGGCATGCTGGTACCTGACATCAGTTACTATCAAAGTTCAGGTGCTAGCAACACCAATATTGCGCCGCAAACATCTACTAACTACCAATTAGGTTTAGTACATAAGTCAGATCGTATCGCGACCAGTGGTGATATTTACTACATCGATTTCGCAAATAAAATCGCACAAGACCCAACCTCATCTTCCAGCAATCCAGTTTATTACAACCAGGGAGCGGTGGTTTATAAAGGGATAGAGGGTCAGATTACTTATGCCTTGTTAAACGGCTACTCACTCTATGCCAACGGCTCTATCAACCATGCCACTTCCAAGGATACTGGTCTGGAAATCGCTAAAGCACCAGAAACCACAACAACACTAGGTGTACTCTACAAGAAAGGTGCGTTGTTTGGATCACTGATGTACCAACGCACAGGTACGCAATACGCACTAGATGGACAACTGTACAAAATGGGTCCGCAGTCAGCAGCTGATTTCAACATCGGCTATGTCATCAAGCATCCAGGTATGGGGGCAAAATCACTGAGAGTGCAGTTGGGTGTCTATAACATATTTAACAATCAGGATTATCTGTCGGTTAAACCTGCCAATAGCAATGGCACAACCAGTGCATCCGATTTGTTCCAGTACCAACCTGAGCGC encodes:
- a CDS encoding TonB-dependent receptor, whose translation is MKKRNNCRVLGKSIPAWLVLTTLASAINTAYAADTVDLGTAGTQFDSGSTEASDPKTDPTAKGRAAAVAPTQTSLDATQPESIINKSFIEDTKSPVTDYTAAAAVAPGVSGGVSANGPGLGEAKNVLRGFQDGEYNVTYDGIPWGDTNGPTHHSTAYFPASVIGGVTVESGPGNASNMGQATFGGSVNITSNPLTSTQAVSPYFAYGSWNTRLEGATYNSGTIGQLGDVRYSVDVQDMASDGARKNMGVGAQNYNLKLEKPLGSSTLFTIFLNHHDNFYYQNDNDKGMTVANTAIYGKDYGLGTDPTKANYYGYNLTHKNTNFHYARLQSELGGGWAIDSNAYYYDYHNNTGSSSANTGSSPTAGESSVYLTTAHVATLGMPGYIKTNEYNIFGNIFKATKKFDDNLMRVGVWVEQAYTHRSRTDFDLLTGAANYDQTAVPGVYTTYNNVQYEQNSSWFQYQPFAEFEWAATKSLTITPGIKYMNTLLNVQALVNQSSRVPQTLTEDFTKTLPFLTANYKINPQWSAYAQYAQGMLVPDISYYQSSGASNTNIAPQTSTNYQLGLVHKSDRIATSGDIYYIDFANKIAQDPTSSSSNPVYYNQGAVVYKGIEGQITYALLNGYSLYANGSINHATSKDTGLEIAKAPETTTTLGVLYKKGALFGSLMYQRTGTQYALDGQLYKMGPQSAADFNIGYVIKHPGMGAKSLRVQLGVYNIFNNQDYLSVKPANSNGTTSASDLFQYQPERSFMTSAKLDF